In one Streptomyces sp. NBC_01241 genomic region, the following are encoded:
- the tnpA gene encoding IS200/IS605 family transposase, producing MSPRWNPHPDVRTGRHVVYNLHVHLVFVTKYRREAFTDAMLTRTEEIMREVCTDFEAELKQFNGEQDHVHLLVHYPPKVQLSKLVNSLKGVSSRRLRQEYTTHVRRYLWGGHFWSGSYFAGSCGGAPLTVVKQYIENQQRPV from the coding sequence ATGTCACCGCGCTGGAACCCTCATCCCGATGTCAGAACCGGTCGCCATGTTGTCTACAACCTGCATGTTCATTTGGTTTTTGTCACAAAGTACCGGCGTGAAGCGTTCACCGACGCCATGCTGACCCGCACCGAAGAGATCATGCGGGAGGTCTGCACGGACTTCGAGGCCGAGCTGAAACAGTTCAACGGCGAACAGGACCACGTCCACCTGCTCGTGCACTACCCGCCGAAGGTCCAGCTCTCCAAACTGGTCAACTCGCTCAAGGGCGTCAGTTCCCGCAGGCTCCGCCAGGAGTACACCACGCATGTCCGCCGGTACCTGTGGGGCGGACACTTCTGGTCCGGCTCCTACTTCGCAGGATCATGCGGCGGCGCACCCCTGACCGTCGTCAAGCAGTACATCGAAAACCAACAGCGTCCCGTCTGA
- a CDS encoding IS30 family transposase has protein sequence MPRGGANRMPSSARRRYFELRRKGLKGAAAARQVGVSVSCGSNWFIDAGSMIIPDPPISPRFLTQDDRIAIADGLRAGRSPVVIAAEIGKSVSTVYREIGRGRKENGEYEPWWAHNQALLRRQRPKEEKLRDHGPLRAAVREKLDEKWSPQQIARHLAREHPNNPRMRACPETIYRGLFAGLLGKREGRLRTGRTRRKRQRRGVVSPNKIKNMTLVHDRPATVNDRETPGDWEGDLIIGRAQRSAIGTLVDRTTRFVRLIHLPHGWKAQPMRDALVSQTADLPRALRRTLTWDQGRELVLHEEIEALSGFRIYFCDPHSPWQRGTNENINGLLRQYFPKGTDLTVHSLRNLTAVARQLNERPRMVLGDRTPSEVMQDWGIASQFP, from the coding sequence ATGCCTCGTGGAGGAGCCAATCGCATGCCGTCGTCGGCCAGACGGCGGTACTTCGAGCTGCGGCGCAAGGGCCTGAAGGGGGCAGCGGCCGCCCGCCAAGTGGGCGTATCGGTGAGCTGCGGGTCCAACTGGTTCATCGATGCTGGAAGCATGATCATTCCTGACCCTCCCATCTCGCCACGCTTCCTGACCCAGGACGACCGGATCGCCATCGCCGACGGTCTGCGCGCCGGGCGGAGCCCGGTCGTCATCGCCGCCGAGATCGGCAAGAGCGTTTCGACGGTCTACCGGGAGATTGGACGCGGCCGGAAGGAGAACGGGGAGTACGAACCCTGGTGGGCACACAACCAGGCGCTCCTGCGTCGCCAACGCCCCAAAGAAGAGAAACTCCGCGACCACGGACCCCTGCGCGCGGCAGTGCGCGAGAAGCTCGACGAGAAGTGGTCCCCGCAGCAGATTGCTCGACACCTCGCACGCGAGCACCCGAACAACCCTCGCATGCGGGCCTGTCCGGAGACGATCTACCGTGGCCTGTTCGCTGGCCTTCTGGGCAAGCGTGAGGGCCGACTGCGCACCGGACGCACCCGCCGCAAGCGGCAACGCCGTGGCGTCGTCTCACCCAACAAGATCAAGAACATGACGCTCGTCCATGACCGACCCGCCACGGTCAACGATCGTGAAACGCCCGGCGATTGGGAGGGAGACCTCATCATCGGACGCGCTCAGCGGTCCGCTATAGGCACCCTCGTCGACCGCACGACCCGCTTCGTTCGCCTGATCCACCTGCCGCACGGCTGGAAGGCCCAGCCGATGCGCGACGCCCTGGTCTCGCAGACCGCCGATCTGCCACGAGCGTTGCGGCGGACCCTGACCTGGGACCAGGGGCGCGAGCTCGTCCTCCATGAAGAGATAGAGGCCCTCTCCGGCTTCCGGATCTATTTCTGCGATCCTCATTCTCCCTGGCAGCGCGGCACCAACGAGAACATCAACGGGCTGCTGCGGCAGTACTTCCCCAAGGGCACCGACCTTACGGTCCACTCCCTGCGCAACCTGACGGCCGTGGCCCGTCAGCTCAACGAGCGCCCCCGAATGGTCCTGGGAGACCGTACTCCGTCCGAGGTCATGCAAGACTGGGGCATAGCATCACAGTTTCCGTGA
- a CDS encoding reverse transcriptase domain-containing protein translates to MSSGSYFPPAVKAVEIPKAGGKGIRVLGVPTVDDRIAQTVAAMYLERRVEPVFHPDSYGYRPRRSALDAVEQCRQRCWRSDWVVDLDIRAFFDSVDHELMLKAVERHIDADGKWVLLYVKRWLVAPLAKADGSVQQRDRGTPQGSAITPPTQWVTRA, encoded by the coding sequence ATGTCGTCCGGTTCGTATTTCCCTCCGGCGGTGAAGGCCGTGGAGATCCCCAAAGCAGGCGGGAAAGGCATCCGCGTGCTCGGGGTGCCCACCGTGGACGACCGGATCGCTCAGACGGTGGCCGCGATGTATCTGGAGCGTCGGGTGGAGCCTGTGTTCCACCCGGACTCCTACGGCTACCGGCCCCGGCGATCGGCGTTGGACGCGGTGGAGCAGTGCCGGCAGCGCTGTTGGCGGAGTGACTGGGTGGTCGATCTCGACATCCGGGCATTCTTCGACAGCGTGGACCACGAGCTGATGCTCAAGGCGGTCGAGCGGCATATCGACGCAGACGGGAAATGGGTCCTGCTCTACGTCAAGCGGTGGCTGGTCGCTCCGCTGGCGAAGGCGGACGGATCGGTGCAGCAACGGGATCGCGGAACTCCCCAGGGGTCGGCGATCACGCCCCCAACGCAATGGGTAACTCGGGCATGA
- a CDS encoding reverse transcriptase domain-containing protein codes for MEPRDKLDTKAVKEAGMADAAPAVIAVVNGPEDDATDWLSIDWQRVDDDVRRLRQRIFTASQAGDLKRVRNLQKLMLRSRANALHAVRRVTEVNAGRETAGVDGKVVLTAPGKAEVADWVQHRSESWTARPVRRVYVPKPDGRRRPLGIPVILDRCLQAVVLGALEPEWEARFEPRSYGFRPGRGCHDAIESIFLTCRGPNPGRPWVLDADLAAAFDRIDHDHLLRRLGTFPARELVAQWLRAGVVEDGRLTETGEGTPQGGVISPALMNVALHGMEEAAGVRYHASGIHAGSVMRKSPVLVRYADDRAPRTQREVSM; via the coding sequence ATGGAACCGAGGGACAAGTTGGACACCAAGGCGGTGAAGGAGGCCGGGATGGCAGATGCCGCTCCGGCTGTGATCGCGGTGGTGAACGGACCCGAGGACGATGCCACCGACTGGCTGTCGATCGACTGGCAGCGGGTGGATGACGACGTACGGCGGCTGCGGCAGAGGATCTTCACGGCGTCACAGGCAGGGGACCTGAAGAGGGTCCGCAATTTGCAGAAGCTGATGCTCCGTTCCCGCGCCAACGCACTGCATGCGGTGCGGCGGGTGACGGAGGTCAACGCTGGCCGCGAGACGGCGGGCGTCGACGGCAAGGTGGTGCTGACCGCGCCCGGCAAGGCCGAGGTGGCCGACTGGGTGCAGCACCGCTCCGAGTCGTGGACGGCCCGGCCCGTCAGACGGGTGTATGTGCCGAAGCCCGACGGGCGTCGGCGTCCGCTCGGCATTCCCGTGATCTTGGACCGCTGTCTTCAGGCTGTGGTCCTTGGTGCTCTGGAGCCCGAGTGGGAGGCACGGTTCGAGCCGAGGTCCTACGGATTCAGGCCCGGCCGTGGCTGTCATGACGCGATCGAGTCCATCTTTCTGACCTGCCGGGGCCCCAACCCTGGTCGGCCATGGGTACTTGACGCGGACCTGGCGGCGGCATTCGACCGGATCGACCATGATCACTTGCTCCGGCGGCTCGGCACGTTTCCCGCGCGGGAACTGGTCGCGCAGTGGCTGCGGGCCGGTGTGGTCGAGGACGGTCGGCTCACCGAGACCGGGGAGGGAACTCCCCAGGGCGGTGTGATCAGCCCCGCGCTGATGAACGTGGCTCTGCACGGAATGGAGGAGGCCGCCGGGGTGCGGTATCACGCGAGCGGCATCCACGCCGGGAGCGTGATGCGCAAGAGCCCCGTGCTGGTGAGGTACGCAGACGATCGTGCGCCACGAACACAACGGGAGGTTTCGATGTAG
- a CDS encoding reverse transcriptase domain-containing protein: MISPVLANLYLHYAFDLWLAREFPQVTFERYCDDAVIHCGSERQARHVRDALTQRLAQVGLELHPDKTRIVYCKDADRRGSYEHTAFTFLGYTFRPRLAKNRYGKHFVSFLPAVSKAAIKAMGKVMRSWRIAQRSEVFSAT; this comes from the coding sequence GTGATTTCGCCCGTGCTGGCGAATCTGTATCTCCACTACGCGTTCGATCTGTGGCTGGCTCGGGAGTTCCCGCAGGTCACCTTCGAACGGTACTGCGATGATGCGGTGATTCACTGCGGCAGTGAGAGGCAGGCCCGCCACGTGCGGGACGCTCTCACGCAGCGATTGGCGCAGGTCGGTTTGGAATTGCATCCGGACAAGACGCGCATCGTCTATTGCAAGGACGCTGATCGGCGAGGCTCGTACGAGCACACGGCGTTCACGTTTCTTGGATACACGTTCCGACCCAGACTGGCCAAGAACCGGTACGGGAAGCACTTTGTGAGCTTCCTGCCCGCGGTCAGCAAGGCGGCGATCAAGGCGATGGGCAAGGTAATGCGTTCCTGGCGCATCGCCCAACGCAGTGAGGTCTTCTCGGCAACGTGA
- a CDS encoding HEAT repeat domain-containing protein: MTITRQDMDAIRALQGLEDSRSSVRLRAALAVGTTPDPSFVDKLIERCAIEPEFFVRDMLTWALTRHPVSMTLPELLREVRSERAQARSQALHTLSKIGDRQAWPSITRALLSDADDEVARSAWRAAVILVPEGEASALATVLATQLGRGERETQLSLSRALVALGEVIVPALRAATTAPDPRVCAHALATQRLLREPDAGFECAIEEAKRIVALGGSGQEGR; the protein is encoded by the coding sequence ATGACGATCACGAGACAGGACATGGATGCGATACGAGCGCTCCAGGGGCTGGAGGACAGTCGTTCGTCCGTGCGACTGCGGGCGGCTCTGGCGGTCGGCACGACGCCTGACCCGAGCTTCGTCGACAAGCTCATCGAGCGATGCGCGATCGAGCCCGAGTTTTTCGTCCGCGACATGCTGACCTGGGCGCTCACCCGCCACCCGGTGTCCATGACGCTTCCCGAGCTGCTCCGCGAAGTCCGCTCGGAGCGTGCGCAGGCACGGAGCCAGGCGCTGCACACGCTGTCCAAGATTGGGGACCGGCAGGCGTGGCCGTCGATCACACGGGCGCTGCTGTCCGACGCCGACGACGAGGTGGCGCGGAGCGCCTGGCGGGCCGCGGTAATACTCGTACCGGAAGGCGAGGCGTCCGCGCTGGCCACGGTGTTGGCGACGCAGCTCGGGCGCGGTGAGCGGGAGACGCAGCTGAGTCTCAGCCGGGCGCTGGTCGCGCTGGGTGAAGTGATTGTGCCGGCTCTGCGTGCTGCGACGACGGCCCCTGACCCGCGCGTGTGCGCGCACGCGCTCGCCACACAACGGCTACTGCGTGAGCCGGACGCCGGATTCGAGTGCGCGATCGAGGAGGCCAAGCGCATCGTGGCCCTCGGCGGGTCCGGTCAGGAGGGACGATAG
- a CDS encoding MerR family transcriptional regulator: protein MLIGEVARRSGVSARMLRHYESLGLVRPSGRTGSGYREYSGKDLRRIFHIESLRSLGLSLREIGRALEDPGFTPSALVGDLIRQTRERIEAETELLTRLRRIDATDPADWEDVLQVVALLQALGAKSANARQRAALSSVDEVPVPVEALVEAALSETEPNVAGALRWALARSGDGGPALLAKGLGSPVAAVRERAVQSLAEMPGDEATAQLRDALANPDVVVRGYAALTLGTRGVVNAVPTLIDMIVEGRNDTDAADALSVLASDKATADQIATGLVDRLAHDTTKAPARGRLTQALAGIPGTTASRALMELSHDGERAVALTAAYLLQLRDTR, encoded by the coding sequence GTGTTGATCGGTGAGGTGGCACGACGGTCCGGGGTCAGTGCCCGCATGCTCAGGCATTACGAGTCGCTCGGCCTGGTGCGGCCTTCGGGCCGTACGGGCTCCGGCTATCGGGAGTACTCCGGGAAGGACCTCCGGCGGATCTTCCATATCGAGAGCCTGCGGTCGCTGGGGCTGTCGCTGCGTGAGATCGGGCGCGCGCTCGAAGATCCCGGCTTCACGCCCTCGGCTCTCGTCGGCGACCTCATCCGTCAGACGCGCGAACGCATCGAGGCGGAGACCGAGCTGCTCACGCGGCTGCGCCGGATCGATGCCACGGACCCCGCCGACTGGGAGGACGTCCTCCAGGTCGTTGCGCTCCTCCAGGCACTGGGGGCGAAGAGCGCCAACGCGCGCCAACGCGCGGCCCTTTCCTCGGTCGACGAGGTTCCGGTGCCGGTGGAGGCCCTGGTCGAGGCGGCACTGAGCGAGACGGAGCCGAACGTCGCCGGGGCTCTTCGATGGGCGCTGGCGCGATCGGGCGACGGCGGCCCGGCGCTGCTGGCGAAGGGCCTCGGCTCACCGGTGGCCGCGGTGCGGGAACGTGCCGTTCAGTCCCTCGCCGAGATGCCCGGTGATGAGGCTACCGCGCAGCTGCGGGACGCTCTCGCGAACCCCGACGTCGTGGTCCGCGGGTATGCGGCTTTGACTCTCGGGACACGTGGAGTGGTCAATGCGGTTCCGACGCTCATCGACATGATCGTGGAGGGAAGGAACGACACCGATGCAGCCGATGCACTGAGCGTGCTGGCGAGTGACAAGGCGACGGCGGACCAGATCGCGACCGGGCTCGTCGACCGCCTCGCCCACGACACCACCAAAGCGCCTGCACGCGGACGGCTGACCCAAGCGTTGGCGGGCATCCCGGGGACGACGGCCTCACGTGCCCTCATGGAGCTGTCGCATGACGGGGAGCGTGCCGTTGCGCTGACTGCGGCGTACCTTCTCCAGCTACGCGACACACGGTGA
- a CDS encoding VOC family protein: MTSRFTELAVDCHDPERLAAFWCEVLDFKVIDRSEGKVEIGSWVPTVEDVRARQMPPTLLFIQVPEGKTVKNRLHLDVSPIDGSTEDEVTRLLGLGATKTDVGQGSDRNWVVMADPEGNEFDVLRTLAPQN; encoded by the coding sequence ATGACAAGTAGGTTCACCGAGTTGGCCGTTGACTGCCACGATCCGGAGAGGCTCGCGGCCTTTTGGTGCGAGGTCCTGGACTTCAAGGTGATCGACCGGAGCGAGGGCAAGGTCGAGATCGGCTCCTGGGTGCCGACCGTCGAGGATGTTCGGGCCCGCCAGATGCCGCCCACCCTGCTGTTCATCCAGGTGCCCGAGGGCAAGACCGTGAAGAACCGGCTTCACCTCGACGTCAGCCCGATCGACGGTAGCACCGAGGACGAGGTGACCAGATTGCTCGGCCTCGGCGCCACCAAGACTGATGTGGGCCAGGGCTCAGACCGAAACTGGGTGGTCATGGCAGACCCCGAGGGCAACGAGTTCGACGTCCTGCGCACCCTGGCACCGCAGAACTAG
- a CDS encoding transposase has protein sequence MSLEPRADHGVPELTARVVRAAFPKGTMAVRIREALGPLFEDEAFAGAFAVRGRPAVSPGALALVSVLQYAEGLTDRQAADQVRARMDWKFLLGLELDDPGFDASVLSLFRSRLIEHGLEQTTLELVLERLRGLDLLKAGGRQRTDSTHVLAAVRTLNRMEFVGETLRAALEALAVAAPAWLSGLVTPEWAERYGPRVDAYRFPKGEEVREQWSEQVGRDGFVLLDAVYAPAAPDWLREIEAVQVLRVSWVQQYHRDERGCAGGRARISRRFITGCARPMTPMPVTGSSAARAGPATRRI, from the coding sequence ATGTCACTGGAGCCACGGGCTGATCATGGGGTGCCGGAGCTGACGGCCCGGGTGGTGCGGGCAGCGTTCCCGAAGGGGACGATGGCGGTGCGGATCCGGGAGGCGTTGGGCCCGCTGTTTGAGGACGAGGCGTTCGCAGGGGCGTTTGCCGTCCGGGGACGCCCGGCTGTCTCGCCGGGGGCGTTGGCTTTGGTGTCGGTGTTGCAGTACGCGGAGGGGCTGACCGATCGGCAGGCCGCTGACCAGGTGCGGGCCCGGATGGACTGGAAGTTTCTGCTCGGCCTGGAGCTGGACGATCCCGGGTTCGATGCCTCCGTGCTGAGCCTGTTCCGTTCCCGTCTCATCGAGCACGGACTGGAACAGACGACGCTGGAGCTGGTGCTGGAACGCCTGCGCGGGCTGGACCTGCTGAAGGCCGGTGGCCGGCAGCGGACCGATTCCACGCACGTGCTGGCGGCGGTGCGGACGCTGAACAGGATGGAGTTCGTCGGCGAGACGCTGCGGGCCGCACTGGAAGCGCTGGCGGTCGCCGCCCCGGCATGGCTGTCCGGCCTGGTCACACCCGAGTGGGCCGAGCGCTACGGGCCGCGCGTGGACGCCTACCGCTTCCCCAAGGGCGAAGAGGTCCGTGAACAGTGGTCTGAGCAGGTCGGACGGGACGGGTTCGTCCTGCTGGACGCGGTCTACGCCCCCGCGGCTCCGGACTGGCTGCGCGAGATCGAGGCGGTGCAGGTCCTGCGGGTCTCCTGGGTCCAGCAGTACCACCGCGACGAGAGGGGGTGCGCTGGCGGGAGGGCAAGGATCTCCCGCCGGTTCATCACCGGTTGTGCTCGCCCTATGACACCGATGCCCGTTACGGGATCAAGCGCGGCTCGGGCTGGACCGGCTACAAGGCGCATCTGA
- a CDS encoding IS701 family transposase has translation MTPEEMETVRPRLEAFAAEMLGSLARRDQRAKGELYLRGLMLDGKRKSMQPMAERLGVDHQQLQQFVSSSTWNWGKVRERLARWAAAHISPEAYAIDDVGFPKDGYDSPGVARMYCGALGKRGNCQVGVSVNLVSDRASSAVDWRLFLPESWDDAKNADDALLAEAIRRRRTKAGIPDSERHREKWRLALDMLDEVRGDWELPDLPVVADAGYGDATGFREGLSERGLAYAVAVKGSTTAYPGDAVPRRPPYSGQGRPPGPAYPDPHTTLRQLALDEGRSTLRTVTWRQGSKTTRNNPRAEMRSRFLALRVRPANRTIRRAVDGSLPECWLLAEWPPGAAEPTDYWLSTLPADTPLRELVRICKIRWRIEHDYRELKDGLGLDHFEGRNFPGWHRHTTLASLAQAFCTLLRLDPKAPAPA, from the coding sequence GTGACACCTGAGGAGATGGAGACGGTCCGCCCGCGCTTGGAGGCGTTCGCGGCGGAGATGCTCGGTTCACTGGCGCGGCGGGACCAGCGGGCCAAGGGTGAGTTGTACCTGCGCGGGCTGATGCTGGACGGTAAGCGCAAGTCGATGCAGCCGATGGCCGAGCGTCTGGGTGTGGACCATCAGCAGCTCCAGCAGTTCGTCTCCTCTTCCACCTGGAACTGGGGCAAGGTCCGTGAGCGGCTGGCCCGTTGGGCTGCGGCTCACATCTCGCCCGAGGCGTACGCGATCGATGACGTGGGCTTCCCCAAGGACGGCTACGACTCGCCGGGGGTGGCGCGGATGTACTGCGGCGCGCTGGGCAAGCGCGGAAACTGCCAGGTCGGGGTCAGTGTCAACCTGGTGTCCGACCGTGCCTCCTCGGCGGTCGACTGGCGTCTGTTCCTGCCCGAGAGCTGGGACGACGCCAAGAACGCGGACGATGCGCTGCTGGCCGAGGCGATCCGCCGCCGCCGGACGAAGGCCGGCATCCCCGACAGCGAGCGGCACCGGGAGAAGTGGCGCCTGGCCCTGGACATGCTGGACGAGGTTCGCGGGGACTGGGAGCTGCCCGACCTGCCGGTGGTCGCCGACGCCGGCTACGGGGACGCGACAGGCTTTCGCGAGGGCCTGAGCGAACGTGGGCTGGCCTACGCGGTCGCGGTCAAGGGCAGCACCACCGCCTACCCGGGTGACGCCGTCCCCCGGCGCCCGCCCTACAGCGGCCAGGGCCGCCCGCCCGGCCCGGCGTACCCCGACCCCCACACCACCTTGCGCCAACTCGCCCTGGACGAAGGACGATCCACGCTACGGACGGTGACCTGGCGCCAGGGCAGCAAGACCACCAGGAACAACCCCCGCGCCGAGATGCGCTCACGATTCCTCGCACTGCGCGTCCGCCCGGCCAACCGCACGATCCGCCGCGCCGTGGACGGTTCCCTGCCCGAGTGCTGGCTGCTGGCCGAGTGGCCGCCCGGCGCCGCCGAGCCCACCGACTACTGGCTGTCCACCCTGCCCGCCGACACCCCACTGCGCGAGCTGGTCCGCATCTGCAAGATCCGCTGGCGCATCGAGCACGACTACCGCGAACTCAAGGACGGCCTGGGCCTGGACCACTTCGAGGGCCGCAACTTCCCCGGCTGGCACCGCCACACCACCCTCGCCTCCCTCGCCCAAGCCTTCTGCACCCTGCTCAGACTCGACCCAAAAGCCCCTGCGCCGGCCTGA
- a CDS encoding RNA-guided endonuclease InsQ/TnpB family protein: protein MSQDTMVKRQFGHRARLTLSPAEALRTDSQAHAARTMWNLLHAWWQMMPKEKRTLGHADAAVRQARKDIDFLAVLPAQAAQAVLKTYFQAWKNCWEGRADAPNFKGRFRTVMSVDVPQGRDLNIVRVHRRWGMANIPKVGRVRFRWTKDLPVGKHAGAENRITGARLVKDVLGWHIAFRVQSVEVKPEPHQGPEVGIDVGVTVPIALSDGETYEHGEWLTEKEKARLLHLERRAAQRKRHRKPGERTSRRLHRTYDRIAGLRAKAKRRALDWQHQTTTAIARTYGTVVVEALTITNMVKSARGTIEEPGKNVAQKSGLNRSISKEAWGRTVTMLTYKTARLGGTLHKVPAPGTSQRCSACGFTTPGNRESQAVFVCKNPDCGWSGNADHNAARNVLHLYRMGLALIPAAGRAVVRRAKRVKPAAAR from the coding sequence GTGAGTCAAGACACCATGGTCAAGCGGCAGTTCGGGCATCGTGCCCGGCTTACGCTGTCGCCCGCCGAGGCGTTGAGGACTGATAGCCAGGCGCACGCGGCCCGCACCATGTGGAACCTGCTGCACGCCTGGTGGCAGATGATGCCGAAGGAAAAGCGGACTCTCGGACACGCGGATGCCGCCGTACGACAGGCCCGCAAGGACATCGACTTCCTTGCTGTCCTTCCCGCGCAGGCCGCGCAAGCGGTACTCAAGACGTACTTCCAGGCGTGGAAGAACTGCTGGGAGGGCCGCGCCGACGCCCCGAACTTCAAGGGCCGGTTCCGCACGGTGATGTCCGTGGACGTCCCTCAGGGCCGGGACCTGAACATCGTGCGCGTGCACCGCCGCTGGGGCATGGCCAACATTCCCAAGGTGGGCCGGGTCCGCTTCCGGTGGACCAAAGACCTGCCCGTGGGCAAGCACGCAGGCGCGGAGAACCGGATCACCGGGGCACGGCTGGTCAAGGACGTGCTCGGCTGGCACATCGCCTTCCGTGTCCAGAGCGTTGAGGTCAAGCCCGAGCCCCACCAGGGGCCGGAAGTCGGCATCGACGTGGGCGTCACCGTGCCCATCGCCCTCTCGGACGGCGAGACGTACGAGCACGGCGAATGGCTGACGGAGAAGGAGAAGGCCAGGCTTCTGCACCTGGAGCGGCGCGCCGCGCAGCGCAAGCGGCACCGCAAGCCCGGCGAGCGCACCAGCCGCCGGCTGCACCGCACTTACGACCGGATCGCAGGACTCCGCGCGAAAGCCAAGCGCAGGGCCCTGGACTGGCAGCACCAGACGACCACCGCCATCGCCCGCACATACGGCACCGTCGTGGTCGAAGCACTCACCATCACGAACATGGTCAAGTCGGCCAGGGGAACCATCGAGGAGCCAGGGAAGAACGTCGCCCAGAAGTCCGGGCTGAACCGCTCCATCAGCAAGGAGGCATGGGGCCGCACGGTCACCATGCTGACGTACAAGACCGCCCGGCTCGGCGGCACCCTGCACAAGGTCCCCGCCCCCGGCACCTCCCAACGCTGCTCAGCGTGCGGCTTCACCACGCCTGGCAACCGGGAGAGCCAGGCCGTGTTCGTGTGCAAGAACCCCGACTGCGGCTGGTCGGGCAATGCCGACCACAACGCAGCCCGGAACGTCTTGCACCTGTACCGGATGGGCCTCGCGCTCATCCCGGCTGCCGGGAGGGCAGTCGTCAGACGTGCGAAGCGCGTCAAGCCCGCTGCCGCAAGGTAA
- a CDS encoding transposase produces the protein MCSPYDTDARYGIKRGSGWTGYKAHLTETCEPDAPHVITQVATTDAVVADTEMTEPVHQALAERELLPHVHVVDAGYTTAALFLSATERGMELLGPAPHDSSRQSREDQGFSRADFTIDWDNESATCPGGHRSFEWWEQKHHRNGTPVLKVFFSAEHCRPCPKQTACTKPPSGRRGKGHHLPAPRTARGPRSRPPGQGDRQLEEPLRDPGRGRRNDLPCDTRAHDTSEHTEWRFDVEGVVPGQCPGSVPTLTCVAGNRGVRSSGGQAQGCPCHPGTTGEGEDWTGERRVNPWLMSRQVSAPDDGSLCRSPGTGR, from the coding sequence TTGTGCTCGCCCTATGACACCGATGCCCGTTACGGGATCAAGCGCGGCTCGGGCTGGACCGGCTACAAGGCGCATCTGACCGAGACCTGCGAGCCGGATGCGCCGCACGTGATCACGCAGGTGGCCACCACCGATGCCGTGGTGGCCGACACGGAGATGACCGAACCGGTCCACCAGGCGCTCGCGGAACGGGAGTTGCTGCCGCACGTGCATGTCGTGGATGCCGGCTACACCACTGCCGCCCTGTTCCTGTCCGCGACCGAGCGGGGTATGGAACTGCTCGGCCCGGCCCCGCACGACAGCAGCCGCCAGTCCCGAGAGGATCAGGGCTTCTCCCGCGCCGACTTCACCATCGACTGGGACAACGAGAGCGCCACCTGTCCCGGCGGGCACCGAAGTTTCGAGTGGTGGGAACAGAAACACCACCGCAACGGCACTCCGGTCCTCAAGGTGTTCTTCTCCGCCGAGCACTGCCGCCCCTGCCCGAAGCAGACGGCATGCACCAAGCCCCCGTCCGGCCGCCGGGGCAAGGGGCATCACCTTCCTGCCCCGCGAACGGCACGAGGCCCTCGAAGCCGTCCGCCAGGCCAAGGAGACCGACAATTGGAAGAACCGTTACGCGATCCGGGCCGGGGTCGAAGGAACGATCTCCCGTGCGACACGAGGGCGCACGATACGAGTGAACACACCGAGTGGAGGTTCGATGTTGAAGGTGTAGTTCCGGGCCAGTGTCCAGGGTCTGTCCCCACCCTGACGTGCGTTGCGGGTAACCGCGGGGTGCGGAGCTCAGGGGGTCAAGCCCAAGGGTGCCCGTGCCATCCGGGGACCACAGGCGAAGGGGAAGACTGGACGGGCGAACGACGAGTGAACCCCTGGTTGATGTCTCGTCAGGTATCAGCTCCGGATGATGGATCGCTCTGCCGGAGTCCAGGAACCGGCCGTTGA